The Sulfolobus islandicus Y.N.15.51 sequence CCGGGGTTATTTTTACTTTTTGTCATTATTTTTCACCTTTTGCTACCACAACTATAACTGGTAGCCCCTGTGACTCTGTTGAAGTCCAAGGGCTGAGGATTAGATATAATTTCATGAAAATTCAATGAAGTCCAAACCCTCAAAAATCTTGCTTATGTTATTTCTTATCTCCTCTATAAGGTAATTTCACCTTTAATGGATATTCTAACGATAGGTTAAATTTTGACAGCAAATTCCTAATTCTTTTTACTCAGTTTTAAAAGCCCAGAGTAGAGTTCCTCGTAAAGCTTTTCAGCAGGAACTTTTTAGATACGTCGTCGTAGATTTTCCTTACGTCTATGAAAATGCAATTCACGTTTAAAGAGTTAAGAGTTGAGAGTACTAAACTGGATTTTCCAGTCCTCTTTAAGCCGAGAACTACTATCATTCTCTCGTTTAAACTCCTTTTAACTTATCTATTTCAGTTTCGCGATCGAATAAGTGTCTTTAATGGAATCTTTAGGTTCTGTTGAAAATAGCAAGTATCACCCCTGATACTTAGTATCACCGTTTGTCCCTACACTTTCATTTCACTCATTTTATGTTCATTCATGATCGAGTGTAGGGACTTAGCCCGTGGGTCATGGGACTCCAACGGCACGGGACTCACATCTCTGCAATCACTCCCACTCTTTTGGGCATAGCCCACATCGGTGTGAGAGATCATTATTTATCAACAAAAATTTGTTATAAACAGACAAAAAGATTTCTATTAACGTGAGAAAGGATTCAGCCCATTTCATTCGTCCAGCGGTAGACCACGGGCTGAGCTTTCAGCCCATTACGCCTATCCCTCACCAAGAGTGTCTTTTACTCCCGGTTTTTCGAGACTCGGGGATATGCAAAGGCCCGCGGGGATCCTTATCTTCAGTATGTCCACTTTTGTGGGCTTCCTCGCACTTCATCGATAGCACACTTCAAGCTATTAAACTAAGATTAAAAGCTTTAACCCCATCTCAGAGAGGCGAAGGCTTGTCGTTCTTTTTGTTAAGCATAACATAATCAAGAGTAATGCATACTTGATTACCATACCTAGAAGAGTTGGAAAGTCCATTTAAGCATCAAGATTTATATACTATGACTATAAAGAGAGATCATGCCTCAGTATGAAATTCTTGGAAAAGATTTACAGTACTTAAAAGTAATGCTAGGTGAAGGAGAAGCAATTTACGCTGATGCAGGGCATATGGTTGCAAAACAAAGTTCAGTGATAATGAAGACGACAATGAGGGGTGGATTTTTTGGGGCTTTAAAAAGGGAGATAACTGGCGGATCATTTTTCGTAACTGAATTTTTAGGTCCAGGGGAAGTATACTTATCTGGAGTCTTTCCAGGTCCGATAGTTCAAATACAACTACAAGGCAATGGAATTCTAGCAGAGTCCCATTCTTTCTTATGTGCAGAAAACAATGTGAATTACGATGCTACTTTAAATAAACTAGGTGTAGGATGGTTAGGTGGAGAAGGTATATTTTTAGCAAGGTTTAGGGGTGATGGCAACGTATTCTTGCACGCTTACGGAGGTTTAATTGAGAAATACCTTAATCCTGGAGAGAGTTTGGAAGTTGAAGCGTCTCATTTAATGGCATTTGAAGAAGGTATGAGATATGGTATTCAACCCGTAGGAGGAATACGATCACTGTTATTCTCTGGAGAGGGTCTATTCTTTGTAAATATTGAAGGTCCAGGAAAAATATGGCTACATACATTGACTGTTGAACAATTAGTAGCCTCATTAAGACCATATTTACCTCAAGGTCAGCAAGGTGGTCCAAGCTTTAATATTAGGATATAACCCCCATTAGTTTTATTCTTTTTGTGTTAAAATGCTACTAACTCTATTCTGTACATTGATGATTTCAAAGAGTTGGCTAGAAAGAAACTCGGTTTTCAGATAATATATGATTATCAAAAGCATGTTAGTGTTAAGATAAGGGAGAGGGTCATTCACGCATCCTTTGCGAATTCAGTTTATTTAAAGAATCGTAATGAATTTAATTAAATATCGCCGCTCTGACTAGGTGGAGATCCACGCTCAGTAGTTTACTTTGTTTTATCCATCTTATTCACAAATTACAATTCGCAAAAGAGACCTGAATCGCCCTAAGGGAAACGAGTGTTAACAACAATTTCATTCATTTGAAATATTTACATTTATTATCACCTCCTTGTCTAATAAACATGTCGGGGTGCAAAGCGTGTTGAATATTAGAAAGAATGTTGATAACCACCTCGTTATTGTTAACTTGTTGGAGTTCCAAGGGAAGTGGAAGTCCATTGATGCCAGCCTGTGTTTCAAGCTTCTGAACCCTTGTTCCGCATATTCCCTCTCGTTGAACGTTACCCTTTTGTGTTCTACGTTAAACCATGAGAAGGCGTTGTATGCAGTTGCTCCGTCATGCAGATAAACTACCTTATCTACCCTCGTCCTAAACACCCTCCTTGTGATTTCCTCAACCCTACTCATGTTCACCAAAACTACCAAAATATGTACTCCACTCCTAACACCCGTTAACATGAAGAAAAGTATAGCCTTGGTTTTAACGTCCCTGACGATCCACACGTAATAGTACTTGTCCTTGACCAGCCTCACCTTAGTCTCATCAATCGCATAAACCCCGCTCAATGGTACAGCGTACTTAACATAACTCAACCTCCTATGGTAGTAGAGCAAGGTAGAGTGGGGTAACACTGCCCTCCAAGAGGATAATCCGGAAATGTAGTCAGCCAAGGCATAGGCTAAGGTATCCTTAGAGTAAAACCTTGGCTTAAGATTAATATACTCCATTAGTATTAGTAGTAATTGGATGAGCACGGGAACTTTCCATATAGTTCCCGTAATCTCACCTCCAAGTAATATTACCCCTGCTCACCCAAAAAAGTATTACACAAATTATTCTCTCTAAAAAGAATAGACAATTCATATAATTTATTTGGAATTAGCAAAATTGTTGTCCATACTGGTAGTGTCGTCGTTAAGTTATTTATATTTGTATAACGAGTATTACTTATGGGTAGGAAGCCTGTATTTAGGCAAGACGTTTCTTGTCCCTCTTGTGGTAGTCATCATGTTGTTAAGTGTGGTAGGCCTTTGGGTAGGCAGAAGTTTTTGTGTAGGGATTGTGGTAAGTACTTCTTGGGTGATGCTAGTTATCATCATCATTCTAGGAAGTTGAGGGAGGAGGCTTTGAGAATGTATGCTAATGGTATGAGTATGAGGGCTATTTCTAGGGTGCTTAACGTACCTCTTGGTACTGTTTTCACTTGGATTAAGCGTTATGGTAGGAAAAAGCATGAGAAGTTGGTTGAGTTGTGGGGTAGGGCTAAGGAGCTGGTCAAGGGTAAGGTTGTTGCTAAGGTTGTTGATGAGATGTGGACTTACTTGTACAAGAATGCTAGGGCTTTTTACAAGTGGGTTTTCACTTGTTACGTGTACACGAAGCTGGGAGTTTACCTCATTTACTCTGTGGGGGATAGGGATGAGAGTACTTTCCTTGAGGTCAAAAAGTATTTGCCTGACGAGGGTAGATGGGTGAGCGATGATTATAACTTGTACTTCTGGTTGAAAGACCACACGGTTGTCTCGCCAGTTAACCCGAACGAGTCCTTTCATTCCTCATTAAGGGATAGGCTAATTAGATTCAAGAGAGCAACGAAGGCAGTAAATAGGAGCATTCGCACCATGATGTACTCCATAGCCCTAGTCTTATGGGAGAGAAGGTTAATCCCAGAATTTGTAGCTTAACGACGACACTATCTCCATACTGGAAACTTTAAAAGAAAATTTTATTTAGCTTTTGGATTTGTTATTATATTGAAAGACCTAAATGTATTTTTAATAGGGAAATCAACTTCAGCAGTGACTAGTAATAAACTCCACAGCCTCTTTTATCGAGTCAACATAATTTTCTATTTTTGCAAATCCATGTCCTTCATCTTTGTATATCTTATATTTAACTTCTCTACCTAACTTTTTAAGTTCTTCAACTACTTGCAAAGTTTCCTCAGCTGGACATCTTGGGTCATTTTCACCAGCTAAGAGAAGCAATGGGGCTTTAATCCTATCAACAAAGAATATAGGTGATCTATCTCTCAATAAGTTTTCGTCACTACCAACCTTTATTTCGTCATATTGTTGAAGTATTTCCCTCTCAAACTTCTTTTCGGTAAACCAATTAACAAAAGGTACTACAGCTACAGCAGAGCACCAAAGATCTGGGAACTTAGTAATAGCCATCATAGTCAAATAACCACCATAACTTGCACCAGTTATTGCAATCTTTTTAACTCCTAAGACCTTCACTGAATTTATAACATCTAACAACTCACCTCCGCCTGGGTCTTTATCGTTCAAATGGTTAAACCTCCTTCCATAACCTATAGATCCTCTGTAATTGGGACAAATAACCTTAAACCCTCTCTCCATAAAGAATTGAATTTCCGGGTTAAATGAGTTTACGCATTCCCAATCTGGGCCACCGTGAATATAAACTATACCCTTATCCTTATCACCTTTTTCATAGAGTAAGGCGTAAATTCTAAGTCCATTAGAGTCGTAAGAGACAACCTTAGGTTTTATGAAATCCCCTTTAACATAGTTCATTGAGTCAGTTAACCTCTCTACCTCTTTCCCATATCTGTATAGGTCTGCTGATCTATCATGTTTAGAGTTTACGAAATAAATATAATCTCCATCAACCTTTAAGGAGTGTGTAAAGCCTTCATTAACTACTTCTTTTTCGTGAATTAAGACGAAGTTGCCGTGCCTATCCTCGACATAAGCGATAGAACCCTTATATGGAATAGCCTCGAATATTTCATAATCACTTTCCCTTATTTTTCTGATCTCTTCCTTTAAAATATCAAACTCATAAACCTTAGATAAATCCTCGTGATTTGAGAGGAAGATGAATGATGAAGGAGAAGTAAAACAGTTCTCATTTGCAAGCTCTTGCTCTGAGTTTGGAATATTAATTACATGAATTTCATTACCACTGAGATCTATCACGTGAATATTATTATCATAAATCCCAGTAGAGTAAACTATGTATTTGCCATTAAAACAGTAATTGTTTACTGGCCCTTCACCCTTACTTAGCTTAATATATTTTCCTTCATTGTGAAGGTAAAGATGTAATGTCTTTTTATCATAGTTTGAGATTACTAGAATCCCTTCATTTGTCTCGCGAGGAGAGAAATTATCAAACTCATTATCAATAATTTTCTCTATCTTTCCGTGATCATAAAGGTAAATCTTCCTAATTTCACTACCGTTAGGGTCTACTGTGATAAACATTTTATTTCTATTTATCCAGTCTATTTTTTTGGCATATCCTTCTAGCTGGACTTTTTCCTTGTTGACGTAAAGGACGGGTTTTTCATCTCTTATAATTGTTGCTATTTTTCCGTTATATACATCATAATCGAGTACAGGTTTTATCTTAAATAAATCTTCATATTTCATAAATAATAAAAGAAGAGTAGAAATAAAAAGTTATTCAGATAGCTGGCCTCATATCACCAATCGTTCTCATTCAAGTTCATCATCAGAATATGATATAAACTCTCCCATATTAAATCATTATTATTTAGCTAATTATGGTTCCATACACTTCCTTCCTATTGCATGCATCCCGGATTTTGATATAACAAGTTGATATTACTTATCAAATAAATCTTGCCCTTTGAGGTCTGACCGAGCATAATACTTACTAATGATTTTTAGAGCCAAGGGTAACCATCATAATATGAATTGGAAGTAAATATTTATCCTAAGTTTATACTTTTTTTAGCTTAAAGGGTGAAAATATCTTCAAGAGAGTGTCCCAAACGCAAATAATTCAATAAATATAGATAGAAAAACGATCTTATAATTAATTAAGAATAAAATGCAATTATATCTTTCAGTATAACGAGAGATTAAGCTTATATTGTAATAGAAAATAATCAAGTATAGAGAAAAACAGAATTTTCAACATAGTCCACACTACCTCGATTAACTCACGCGGTACAAGTTAGTGGGCGAGTTGGCTCTCGGGAACCCGCGAGAGCACTGAGGTGTAGATGGAGGAGTTATAGATCAACGCAACAACGTAAACGAAAAGTTCCTCCATATCCTTTTCAGTAGCTCCGTGTTTAGTTTAGGTTATGGAGTTTGTCAAGATTACATCCACGTTACTTTGGGATTACTCAGAGCATTAAGTATTCCAGCCAGATATGTCATGGGGGTGAGATGAGGATAAGAGCTCAGCAAGAAAATCAACCGTAATAAGGGTTGAATCCTTTCTCACGTTAACAGAAATCTTTTTATATTTATTTATTATCAACCAATTTTGTGGAGAGACTACTGAGACCTAAGGAGGCTTGCCAACTACTCGGCATTTCATACTCAACACTCCTACGGTGGATTAGAGAAGGGAAAATAAGGGCAGTAACGACTGAAGGAGGGAAGTATAGGATACCTTACAGCGAGATTAAGAAGTACTTAGAAAGGAGGGAAGAGACGAGGGCTGTAATTTATGCAAGGGTCTCCTCTACCGATCAAAAAGAGGACTTGGAAAGACAAATAAACTACCTAACAAATTACGCAACGGCAAAAGGTTACAAGGTAGTTGAAGTACTGAAAGATATAGCTAGCGGGTTGAACACACAAAGAAAAGGATTGTTAAGGCTATTCAAACTTGTTGAGGGGAGGAGTGTCGACATCGTATTAATAACATACAAAGACAGACTTACAAGATTTGGATTTGAGTACATTGAAGAGTTCTTCTCAACCATGGGAGTTAAGATTGAAGTAGTTTTCGGTGAGGAGCCCAAAGATGACGCACAAGAGCTAGTTGAGGACTTAATCTCAATCATTACCTCATTCGCAGGGAAAATTTACGGAATGAGGAGTCACAAGAAAACACTCCTAGTTCAGGGTGTAAAAAAGTTAATAGGTGAGTTGAGTGGAGAGGACAGTGAAGTTAAGGGTTAGGGTTGACTATTCTACATACTCAGCACTTAAGGAGGTCGAGAAGGAGTACAGAGAGGTTCTAGAGGACGCAATAAATTATGGGCTGTCAAACAAAACTACCTCCTTCACCAGGATTAAAGCTGGAGTTTACAAGACTGAGAGGGAGAAACATAAGGACTTACCCTCACACTACATCTACACCGCTTGTGAGGACGCAAGCGAGAGATTAGACAGTTTTGAGAAGTTGAAGAAGAGAGGTAAAAGTTACACTGAGAAACCGTCAGTGAGGAGAGTTACTATTCACCTCGACGATCATCTGTGGAAGTTCAACCTTGATAGGATTTCAATTTCCACAAAGAGGAGTAGGATTCTCATTTCACCAACCTTCCCTAAGATCTTCTGGAGATATTATAACAAGGGCTGGAGGATTGCGAGTGAGGCCAGGTTTAGGCTGATGAAGGGAAATGTTGTAGAGTTCTACGTCATTTTTAAGAGGGATGTTAAACCTTATGAACCTAAGGGTTTCATCCCAGTTGATCTAAATGAGAATTCAGTCTCTGTATTAGTTGATGGAAAACCGATGCTTTTAGAGACTAACACTAAGAAAATTACTCTGGGCTATGAGTATAGGAGGAAGTTGACAATCACTGGTAAGTCAACTAAGGATAGGGAAGTGAGGAGGAAGTTAAAGAGGCTGAGGGAGAGGGATAAGAAAGTAGACATTAGGAGGAAATTAGCAAAGCTGATCGTCAAAGAGGCTTTTGAAAGTAGGAGTGTCATAGTTTTAGAGGACTTGCCTAGGAGAGCTCCGGAGCATATGATAAAGGACGTGAAGGATAAACAACTTAGGTTGAGGATTTATAGATCTGCATTTTCCTCAATGAAGAATGCTATTATTGAGAAGGCTAGGGAGTTTGGTGTCCCCGTGGTCTTAGTTAACCCATCTTATACTTCCACTGTTTGCCCAATTCATGGGACGAAGATCGTTTACCAACCCGATGGGGGCCATGCCCCAAGGGTTGGTGTTTGTGAGAAGGGGAAGGAAAAGTGGCATAGGGATGTAGTTGCACTGTACAACTTAGCGAGGAGAGCTGGAGATGTGAGCCCCGTGCCGTTGGGCTCGAAGGAGTCCCATGACCCACCTACAGTAAGTGGGTGGTTGAGGGCTAAGTCCCTACACTCGATCATGAATGATCATAAAATGATTGAAATGAAAGTGTAGGGACAAACGGCAGTAGGAAAAAGAAGATAGTTTAGATCTTATTCTTGGACTTTCGCATAATATTTCTCAAGTTAGATGTTTTCTCGTAGTTAACTTTGTTATTTTCAATTACTACACCATAAACTTTTTGTGCTATCTCAGATGTGATATATTCATTTCTTACGTCTTGTAGAACTAGTTCTGGGTCTCTATCTAAAGGATCTCCCCAACCTCCTCCTCCAGCACTATGTAGACTTACCTTATCTCCATACTCTAATTTTATCGCTGCTACCTTTCTGATAACTCTGGGTTTTTCTCCTTTCTTATAAACTATTGCATAGTTTGGAGGACCATTAAATCCTCCATTAATTCCCCAAGGTGGAAATTTAGATCTTCCTATTGAGACTGTAAAGTATGCTTCTTTAGATAACACTACATAATCCTTAATAATTCCCAGGCCTCCTCTGTATTTTCCGTGACCTGGACCGTCTTCTGAATTTAGACTTTCTCTTTCAACTAAAATGGGCATTTTTCTTTCATAAACTTCTGCAGACGCTATATATGTTTCTCCATCACCGCTAGCTACTAGGGCGCTTTCCCCATCTTGATCATTACATCCTCCCCAACCACCTGGTTGA is a genomic window containing:
- a CDS encoding TIGR00266 family protein, whose protein sequence is MPQYEILGKDLQYLKVMLGEGEAIYADAGHMVAKQSSVIMKTTMRGGFFGALKREITGGSFFVTEFLGPGEVYLSGVFPGPIVQIQLQGNGILAESHSFLCAENNVNYDATLNKLGVGWLGGEGIFLARFRGDGNVFLHAYGGLIEKYLNPGESLEVEASHLMAFEEGMRYGIQPVGGIRSLLFSGEGLFFVNIEGPGKIWLHTLTVEQLVASLRPYLPQGQQGGPSFNIRI
- a CDS encoding IS1-like element ISC796 family transposase; translation: MGRKPVFRQDVSCPSCGSHHVVKCGRPLGRQKFLCRDCGKYFLGDASYHHHSRKLREEALRMYANGMSMRAISRVLNVPLGTVFTWIKRYGRKKHEKLVELWGRAKELVKGKVVAKVVDEMWTYLYKNARAFYKWVFTCYVYTKLGVYLIYSVGDRDESTFLEVKKYLPDEGRWVSDDYNLYFWLKDHTVVSPVNPNESFHSSLRDRLIRFKRATKAVNRSIRTMMYSIALVLWERRLIPEFVA
- a CDS encoding S9 family peptidase — translated: MKYEDLFKIKPVLDYDVYNGKIATIIRDEKPVLYVNKEKVQLEGYAKKIDWINRNKMFITVDPNGSEIRKIYLYDHGKIEKIIDNEFDNFSPRETNEGILVISNYDKKTLHLYLHNEGKYIKLSKGEGPVNNYCFNGKYIVYSTGIYDNNIHVIDLSGNEIHVINIPNSEQELANENCFTSPSSFIFLSNHEDLSKVYEFDILKEEIRKIRESDYEIFEAIPYKGSIAYVEDRHGNFVLIHEKEVVNEGFTHSLKVDGDYIYFVNSKHDRSADLYRYGKEVERLTDSMNYVKGDFIKPKVVSYDSNGLRIYALLYEKGDKDKGIVYIHGGPDWECVNSFNPEIQFFMERGFKVICPNYRGSIGYGRRFNHLNDKDPGGGELLDVINSVKVLGVKKIAITGASYGGYLTMMAITKFPDLWCSAVAVVPFVNWFTEKKFEREILQQYDEIKVGSDENLLRDRSPIFFVDRIKAPLLLLAGENDPRCPAEETLQVVEELKKLGREVKYKIYKDEGHGFAKIENYVDSIKEAVEFITSHC
- a CDS encoding transglutaminase domain-containing protein, which gives rise to MFSLGYGVCQDYIHVTLGLLRALSIPARYVMGVR
- a CDS encoding IS607-like element ISC1913 family transposase; amino-acid sequence: MERLLRPKEACQLLGISYSTLLRWIREGKIRAVTTEGGKYRIPYSEIKKYLERREETRAVIYARVSSTDQKEDLERQINYLTNYATAKGYKVVEVLKDIASGLNTQRKGLLRLFKLVEGRSVDIVLITYKDRLTRFGFEYIEEFFSTMGVKIEVVFGEEPKDDAQELVEDLISIITSFAGKIYGMRSHKKTLLVQGVKKLIGELSGEDSEVKG
- a CDS encoding RNA-guided endonuclease InsQ/TnpB family protein, coding for MKLRVRVDYSTYSALKEVEKEYREVLEDAINYGLSNKTTSFTRIKAGVYKTEREKHKDLPSHYIYTACEDASERLDSFEKLKKRGKSYTEKPSVRRVTIHLDDHLWKFNLDRISISTKRSRILISPTFPKIFWRYYNKGWRIASEARFRLMKGNVVEFYVIFKRDVKPYEPKGFIPVDLNENSVSVLVDGKPMLLETNTKKITLGYEYRRKLTITGKSTKDREVRRKLKRLRERDKKVDIRRKLAKLIVKEAFESRSVIVLEDLPRRAPEHMIKDVKDKQLRLRIYRSAFSSMKNAIIEKAREFGVPVVLVNPSYTSTVCPIHGTKIVYQPDGGHAPRVGVCEKGKEKWHRDVVALYNLARRAGDVSPVPLGSKESHDPPTVSGWLRAKSLHSIMNDHKMIEMKV